One Prinia subflava isolate CZ2003 ecotype Zambia chromosome 8, Cam_Psub_1.2, whole genome shotgun sequence DNA window includes the following coding sequences:
- the LOC134553791 gene encoding heat shock protein 30C-like yields MFCRLHFMPPMSSSLFPWVGPVRTLWPHPGTLFAELEREMRLEMERAREFMSSVEQYLTTGTSPGRLGITADRASSASAALTQGSGDGFSVCQDVKDFAPEQLSVKVVGRKVVLVGQKETQSTDEKGSFSYKYEVLKREWDVPEEVDAEALTCSLSKDGQLRIEAPKLALPAAPERNVPIQMGPAVAQAAGSAEEGAERAKA; encoded by the coding sequence ATGTTTTGCCGGCTGCACTTCATGCCTCCCATGTCCAGCTCGCTGTTCCCGTGGGTGGGACCTGTCCGCACCCTCTGGCCACATCCAGGCACCCTCTTCGCCGAGCTGGAGCGGGAGATGCGGCTGGAGATGGAGAGGGCTCGGGAGTTCATGAGCAGCGTGGAGCAGTACCTGACCACTGGGACCAGCCCCGGGCGCCTCGGCATCACCGCAGACCGTGCATCGAGCGCCAGCGCAGCCCTgacccagggctctggggacgGCTTCTCTGTCTGCCAGGACGTGAAGGACTTTGCGCCCGAGCAGCTGTCGGTGAAGGTGGTGGGCAGGAAGGTGGTGCTGGTGGGGCAGAAGGAGACGCAGAGCACAGACGAGAAGGGCTCCTTCTCCTACAAGTACGAGGTGCTGAAGCGGGAGTGGGACGTGCCCGAGGAGGTGGATGCCGAGGCGCTGACCTGCTCCCTGTCCAAGGATGGGCAGCTGCGCATCGAGGCGCCCAAGCTGGCACTGCCGGCCGCTCCCGAGAGGAACGTGCCCATCCAGATGGGGCCAGCggtggcacaggcagctggcagCGCTGAGGAGGGAGCCGAGCGGGCCAAGGCGTGA
- the LOC134553788 gene encoding heat shock protein 30C-like translates to MLCRMHLAPFASSSLASRLGTVRTLWPHAETIFTELQQEMEKAREFMSSFEQLLSNHGAIAAERAPSTSTTLTQGSGDGFSVCQDVKNFTPEQLSVKVVGRKVVLVGQKETQNVDEKGSFSYKYEVLKREWDVPEEVDAEALTCSLSKDGQLRIEAPKLALPAAPERNVPIQVSPAAPQTRPASEEGATNKAQV, encoded by the coding sequence atgCTTTGCCGAATGCACCTCGCACCATTCGCCTCCAGCTCCCTGGCCAGCCGGCTGGGCACAGTGAGGACCCTCTGGCCACACGCGGAGACCATCTTCAccgagctgcagcaggagatggagaaaGCTCGGGAGTTCATGAGCAGCTTcgagcagctcctgagcaacCACGGAGCCATCGCCGCGGAGCGCGCCCCGAGCACCAGCACCACCCTgacccagggctctggggacgGCTTCTCTGTCTGCCAGGACGTCAAGAACTTCACTCCCGAGCAGCTGTCGGTGAAGGTGGTGGGCAGGAAGGTGGTGCTGGTGGGGCAGAAGGAGACGCAGAACGTCGATGAGAAGGGCTCCTTCTCCTACAAGTACGAGGTGCTGAAGCGGGAGTGGGACGTGCCCGAGGAGGTGGACGCCGAGGCACTGACCTGCTCCCTGTCCAAGGATGGGCAGCTGCGCATCGAGGCGCCCAAGCTGGCACTGCCGGCCGCTCCCGAGAGGAACGTGCCCATCCAggtcagccctgctgccccacagaCCAGACCAGCTTCTGAGGAGGGAGCCACCAACAAAGCCCAGGTGTAA